From the Chryseobacterium sp. G0201 genome, the window GCAGAATCTAACAATTAAAAAAATAATTTACTATGTCAGACATTGCATCAAGAGTAAAAGCTATCATCGCTGATAAGCTTGACGTTGAAGAAACAGAAGTAACTCCTGAAGCTAGCTTCACTAACGATTTAGGAGCTGATTCATTGGATACAGTTGAACTAATTATGGAATTTGAAAAAGAATTTAACATTCAAATCCCTGATGATCAAGCTGAAAAAATTACTACTGTAGGGCACGCTATCG encodes:
- a CDS encoding acyl carrier protein; protein product: MSDIASRVKAIIADKLDVEETEVTPEASFTNDLGADSLDTVELIMEFEKEFNIQIPDDQAEKITTVGHAIAYIEEVVNK